From Nocardia sp. NBC_00416:
TTGATATTGGCCACGCCGGTATCCTCTGGTTCCTGTCTGGTTCGGTCGGAAAGTCTCTGTGTGCGTCCCGGCCCTGGGTTCATCGACCTGGATTTCTCCGGGCACGGGGTACGGCAACGTCGATGGGCCAGATTACCAGCACGTGGCGGGGCTACGAAATCGTGGGTGCGGCCGACACGCTAGGCAGGGCCTGATGGCGTTGTGGAGATCGTTTTGCCAGCGTAACGTCCCCAACAATCAGCGTACGAATTTTCCCAGCAGGACCCAGGTTTTCCCGGTGCGTGCCCCGGTACCCGGCGGGGGTCGCGATCCTCTCGGAAGGCGGACGAGCATGTCTCCCACTGTGCAGGAAAGAGAAGCTGTTCACGAGGGCGTCGAACCGTGGGTTCCGTCCGACGCCAAGAAATGGGCCGCCGAGGCAATGGGCACATTCGTGCTGGTGATGGGCGGCGTGGGGACGGCCGTCCTGGCCGGGGACAAAGTGGGCCCACTGGGGGTGGCGCTCGCCTTCGGCCTCTCGCTGCTGATCCTGGTCTATGCCATCGGGCCGGTCTCGGGCTGTCATGTGAACCCGGCCGTCACGGTGGGCCATTTCTTGATGGGCCGGGTGTCCGCGGTGGCGGCCGCTGGGTACGTGATCGCGCAGCTGGTGGGCGGCCTCGTCGCGGGGCTGGTCCTCTTCGCGATCGCGAAGAACCTGCCCTCATACGACCGCTCGGTGGACGGACTGGGGGCGAACGGCTGGGGTGCGCACAGCCCCTCCGCCGTGACCGGCCCGGCCGGTGAGGTGGTGATCCAGGACGGGTACGGACTGGCCGCGATGATCATCATCGAGGTGATGCTCACCGCACTGCTCGTCTTCGCGGTGCTGGCCGCGACCGATCACATCTCCGAGATCCCGCAGTCGGGTCTGGCCATCGGGTTCACCCTGGCGGTCATCCACCTGATCTCGATTCCCGTCGACAACACCTCGGTGAACCCCGCCCGCAGCCTCGCGGTCGCTCCCTTCCAGGGCGGTGCCATGGGGCAGTTGTGGGCGTTCATCCTGTTCCCGCTGATCGGCGGTGTCCTGGGTGCGCTGGTGTACGGGCTGCTGTTCGGGCGGTCGCGGGACCTGCGATTCTGAGGTTCCGGACCGTCGCTCAGCTCCAGTGGTACTCGCGAACCAGCCGATGCGCGACCTGGTCGAACAGCGGACGCGGGAGGATGGCGCCCTCGCGGCGGATACCGTCCTCGGGCACGTCGAGAACCCGGTCCAGCCGGACCCAGCTGGCCCGGCCCTGATGGTCCCAGGTGCCCGCGCCGATTCCGACCCAGTCCGGATCGTTGTCGCGCACCGGGTTCGAGCTCAGCATGAGACCGAGCAAGGTGTGCCCGTCGCGGCCGACGACCAGTACCGGGCGGTCCTTGCCGTTACTCGGGTCCTCCTCGAAGGGAACCCAGGTCCACACGACTTCTCCGGGGTCGGCGCGCCCGTCGAGCTGGGGGGCGTAGACGACCCGCCGGGCCCGCTGGGCAGTGGGCACCGGGGTGGAGGCGGCGGGGCGCACCGGGATGCCTGCGGGCCCCGTACCGGTTCGTGAACCGCGACGGCT
This genomic window contains:
- a CDS encoding type II toxin-antitoxin system PemK/MazF family toxin → MARSWNSLGKQLTAIAKQQGPKLVQRQTPRLVEALLDRRGGRGGAGRSRRGSRTGTGPAGIPVRPAASTPVPTAQRARRVVYAPQLDGRADPGEVVWTWVPFEEDPSNGKDRPVLVVGRDGHTLLGLMLSSNPVRDNDPDWVGIGAGTWDHQGRASWVRLDRVLDVPEDGIRREGAILPRPLFDQVAHRLVREYHWS
- a CDS encoding aquaporin, producing the protein MSPTVQEREAVHEGVEPWVPSDAKKWAAEAMGTFVLVMGGVGTAVLAGDKVGPLGVALAFGLSLLILVYAIGPVSGCHVNPAVTVGHFLMGRVSAVAAAGYVIAQLVGGLVAGLVLFAIAKNLPSYDRSVDGLGANGWGAHSPSAVTGPAGEVVIQDGYGLAAMIIIEVMLTALLVFAVLAATDHISEIPQSGLAIGFTLAVIHLISIPVDNTSVNPARSLAVAPFQGGAMGQLWAFILFPLIGGVLGALVYGLLFGRSRDLRF